Proteins encoded within one genomic window of Gloeobacter kilaueensis JS1:
- a CDS encoding class I SAM-dependent methyltransferase, whose amino-acid sequence MSLEADYLQQLLRQYDTTPYPNIPLHHSHREDTSMLYLHNLQTPYYLRNRRRIETAGKRILDVGCGSGFSTLALAEANPGAQITGIDLSPRSVEVARERLAHHGFPDAQFHVIGVEELAQLGEKFDYINCDEVIYILPDPVAGLASLTAVLAPDGIVRANLHSEIVRAPLLHAQKMFTILGLDGSRSEEEEVALSRETMEKMIDGAQLKKLAWTPFSSLHDNTEWYRMNYLLRGDKGFTVPDMFRMLAQSNLELVNMLLWPTWDPRRLFKEGELPQLLVERYDRMSLEERLQLTELINSSHRLLDFWCGHRGEAQPFVPLTRWSDAQLTASTLHLHPQLATPRLKEFLLYCLESGEPFNINQHMRVPYGEPIAIDGMEEALLPLWNGPQPYANFQRQWVRLAVRRTTVRKPVFEHEARSGLRRFVTAMEALAYLMVEAGL is encoded by the coding sequence ATGAGCCTTGAAGCCGACTACCTCCAGCAACTGCTGCGCCAGTACGACACGACGCCCTACCCGAATATCCCGCTGCACCACTCGCACCGGGAAGATACGAGTATGCTCTATCTGCACAACCTGCAGACGCCTTACTACCTGCGCAACCGGCGACGCATCGAGACGGCGGGCAAGCGCATCCTCGATGTCGGCTGCGGCAGTGGCTTTTCGACCCTGGCCCTGGCGGAGGCCAATCCGGGGGCGCAAATAACCGGCATCGACCTTTCGCCCCGCTCGGTGGAAGTGGCCCGCGAGCGGCTCGCCCACCACGGTTTTCCCGATGCCCAGTTTCATGTGATCGGCGTCGAAGAACTGGCGCAATTGGGTGAAAAGTTCGACTACATCAACTGCGACGAGGTCATTTACATCCTGCCGGACCCGGTGGCGGGCCTTGCCTCCCTTACCGCCGTGCTCGCCCCCGACGGGATCGTGCGGGCCAACCTCCACAGCGAGATCGTCCGCGCACCGCTGTTGCATGCCCAAAAGATGTTTACGATCCTGGGCCTCGACGGCAGCCGCAGCGAAGAAGAAGAAGTTGCCCTCTCCCGCGAGACGATGGAAAAGATGATCGACGGCGCACAGCTTAAAAAACTCGCCTGGACACCTTTTTCGAGCCTGCACGACAACACCGAATGGTACCGGATGAACTATCTGCTCCGGGGCGACAAGGGCTTTACCGTTCCTGACATGTTCCGAATGCTGGCGCAGAGCAACCTGGAACTGGTCAATATGTTGCTCTGGCCCACCTGGGATCCGCGCCGCCTGTTCAAGGAGGGCGAACTGCCCCAACTGCTCGTGGAGCGCTACGACAGGATGAGCCTCGAAGAACGACTGCAGCTCACCGAGCTCATCAACAGTTCCCACCGCCTGCTCGATTTCTGGTGCGGCCACCGGGGCGAGGCCCAGCCCTTCGTTCCACTCACCCGCTGGAGCGACGCCCAACTTACAGCTTCGACCCTGCACCTGCACCCGCAGCTCGCCACCCCGCGCCTCAAAGAATTTTTGCTCTACTGCCTGGAGAGCGGCGAACCGTTCAATATCAACCAGCACATGCGCGTTCCCTACGGCGAACCGATCGCAATAGATGGCATGGAAGAAGCGCTGCTGCCCCTCTGGAACGGTCCCCAGCCCTACGCCAACTTTCAAAGACAGTGGGTGCGCCTTGCAGTACGGCGGACAACGGTAAGAAAACCGGTCTTCGAGCACGAGGCCCGCTCCGGCCTGCGCCGCTTTGTCACGGCGATGGAAGCGCTCGCCTACTTGATGGTGGAAGCCGGGCTCTAA